The sequence TGGATGTGACAGCCAATTGCATCTGGCCAAGCAGGGTCGGGCACTGTGCACCGCTTTGGATATGTTCGATGACCGGCTTTGTTGCCATATTGGCGACTTTAAAGGCGACGGGATCAAGCTTTGGAATGTTATAGACGGGAACTGATTGTCCCACTGCGGCGCTCGACACTGTCAAAAGTGCCAACATTCCAATCATTCGCATATCAGTCCCCCAAAACCATTTCCGGTCCATCAAAGTGATTGCCGGCATGGCCACCATAGCCAGCAATCACTTGAATTACAGATGAATTGTAAAGCTAGCGCGCGAGCCCGCCGATGAGCGAGCCAAGCAAGCCGCCCAGCGCGCCGCCGCCAGCGCCGCCACCGGCCGAACCGCTGTTCTGCTTTGCCATATAACCGGCCGCAGCCATCGCCAGAATCGGAAGCATTTTCTTGAGAATCGAAGGATCGATGCCGGTCGCGCCTGCAGCTTCTGCTGCGACGCCGCGACTAACATCCTTGCTGCCGAAAATCTGACCGAGAATCTCGTTACCTTGGTTCACCGGTGTCGGGCTACCGCCGAGCACTGCGTCGAGCAATCCGCCGCCGCCCATGCCGCCAATCAAACTGCCAAGACCGCCAAGCCCTGACGAGCCCGAGCTATCACGTCCCATACCGGCCATGATCGCGGGCAGCAGAACAGAAGCGCCCATTTTCGCGGTCTGCGCGTCGATACCAAGTTCGCCGGCCATGCTTTCGATAGCACCGCTTTGCTGCAGCATTTGTCCTAAATTCATTTGTAATTCCTCTCTCGCAGGCTGTTGCCCGTCTTAGTTTACTTCTTGCCGAACAGACCTTTGGCCATACCCGCGATATCATTCAGCGGATTGCCGTCGCCATCGCGGTCCAGCATCGAAGCAAACTTGGCAAGCGAGCCTTCGCCGCCAATTTGATCTTTGATTTGGTTGAGCATGCCGGTGTCGAGGCCGGTCTTTTCCGCCGCCAGCTCCACCGTGTCGCCATCTTCCTGATGCGCTTCGCCCAAGGCAGCAACGGCCTCGGCAGCCTTCTCAGGATCAATGCCAAGTTTTTCAGCCATGTTTGTGACTGTAGGGTTGTTAGTAACCTGTCCCAGAATGTTGTCGAATAGTCCCATGTTGTCTCTCCATTGTATGAGTGAGTCGCGCGCAGTGTGAACCTATGACGGGCAAAGAAAAAGCCCCCTTCCCCGTCTCCCCTAATTTGGCACTAGGTGGCGGACGAGGAAGAGGGCTTCCCTCTCCAACTGTGTATTGGTCTCAAGCGGCTGCGGGTGCAGCCTGCCTTACGCCTTCATCAACATGCGCTTCGAATTCGGCGAAGTTATCGACGAACAGATTCACCAGCTTGTGGGCGGTGCGGTCATATTCTTCCTTGTCGGCCCAGGTCGAACGCGGATCGAGGATCGCGCTATCGACGCCCGCAACAGCAATGGGAACATCGAAGCCGAAGTTCTCGTCCTTGCGGAATTCAGCATCATTCAGCGATCCGTCGAGCGCAGCATTGAGCAGCGCGCGCGTTGCTTTGATCGGCATCCGGTTGCCAGTGCCATATTTGCCGCCGGTCCAGCCCGTGTTGACCAACCAGCATTGCACACCGCCCTCGGCGATGCGCTTCTTGAGCAGATTGCCATAAACGCTGGGGTGGCGCGGCATGAATGGCGCCCCGAAACATGTGCTGAAAGTGGCCTCTGGCTCGGTTACACCGATTTCCGTGCCAGCAACCTTGGCCGTGTAGCCAGACAAGAAGTGATACATTGCCTGGTCTGGCGTGAGACGCGAAATCGGGGGCAAGACACCGAATGCATCAGCGGTAAGCATGATAACATTGGTTGGCACCGGGCCAAGGTTATCCTTCGACGTGTTCGGGATGAACTCCAGCGGATAGGCACCGCGCGTATTCTCGGCGAGCGAATTGTCGTCGAGATCTAGTTGGCCGTTTTCATCCATCACGACGTTTTCAAGCACTGTGCCGTGCATCTTGGTCGTGGCGAAAATCTCGGGTTCGGCTTCTTCCGACAGGCGGATCATCTTGGCGTAGCATCCACCTTCAAAGTTAAAGACGGCGGTGTCCGACCAACCATGCTCGTCATCTCCGATCAGCGTGCGGCTGGCATCAGCAGAAAGCGTGGTTTTGCCAGTGCCTGACAAGCCAAAGAACACTGCGGTCTTCCCATCCGGTCCAATGTTGGAACTGCAATGCATCGGCATCACGCCCTTGGCAGGCAACAGGTAGTTGAGAATGCCGAAGACGCTCTTCTTCATCTCGCCGGCATATTTGGTTCCGCCGATCAGGATCAGCTTCTCGGTCAGGTTGACTGCAACGACCGTTTCGCTACGCGTGCCATGACGTTCAGGATCAGCGCGGAAGCTTGGCAGGTCGATGATTGTGTATTCCGGCATGAAGCCGTCCAGCTCGGCTGCAGTCGGGCGAACGAGCAGCGTCCGGATGAACTGGTTGTGCCATGCAAGCTCGTTGATCACGCGCACATTAACGCGGTGCTCGGGTTGCGAACCACCGAATAAGTCGGCGACATAGAGAGTCTTCTGTTTCGCCACTTCGGCAAGGAAATCAGCCTTCAATGCGGCAAAATGCGCAGGCGTCATCGAGACGTTGGTTTTTCCCCACCAAACTGTGTCTTCTGTGGTCGCATCGCGGACGATGAACTTGTCTTTGGCCGAACGGCCGGTATGCGCGCCGGTTTGAACAACTAGCGGCCCATCGGCAGCAAGCTTGCCCTCACCATTTGCGACAGATGCAGCGATCAGCGCGTCAGTGCCAAGGTTAGCGTGAATTTCAGCATTGGTTTCAATGCCCTGATCGGCAAGCGAGTGGGAAAGCGCGGTGGACAATGTCGTCTCCTGATGAGCGGGGGCAGCGCGGCTACACCAAGTTGTGCATACGAATGCAGCGCCTTTTCAGGCCGCTTAAACGAGGGGTCGATTCGCGTCAATTTCAGCGGCAACTAAAGACTGCATTCAGAGGCGGGGGCGCACGTGCGTTGTTTCACAAAAACAAACAAGCTAGGCCTAGGCCCGAACATGAGTAGGATCACATTCCGCGATGGCTGAAGAGCAGATCAAAAAACAAAACGTCCAGGGTGAGCGGGGCGAACACGCTGCGCATACCGTGGCGCTGGTCGACGATGACCGCAACATCCTGACGTCAGTGTCAATCGCCCTGCAGGCCGAAGGTTTTACCACCCGCGTCTATTCGGACAGCGAAGTGGCTCTGGGCGCGCTGATCGAGAATCCGCCTGATTTGGGCGTGTTCGACATCAAGATGCCGAAGATGGACGGAATGGAATTGCTCCGCCGTGTTCGCGAGCATTCACCGCTCCCCGTCATATTCCTGACCAGCAAGGATCACGAGGAAGACGAAGAAGCTGGCCTCGCCATCGGCGCAGATGATTACATCGCCAAGCCATTCAGCCAGCGCCTGCTGATCGCGCGGATTCGCGCAATCCTTCGGCGCAGCAGCGCTCGTCTTTTACCGGCTGGACAGGAATTGAACGCTGCCAATCTACCCGAAGACCAGAAGTGGTCACGCGGACGGTTGTCGATGGATCCGGCACGTCATCATGTCGAATGGGACGGCAATTCTGTGTCCCTCACTGTCACCGAGTTCCTGATCCTAGAAGCATTGGCGGCACGGCCCGGCGTTATCAAATCGCGCAATCAGTTGATGGACGCAGCCTATCCCGACGATGTGTTCGTCGATGACCGCACGGTGGACAGCCATATCAAACGTATGCGCCGCAAGTTCCGTGTGCATGACCGTGACTTCTCATCAATTTCTACTCTTTATGGTGCGGGTTACAGCTTCACAGATGGCTGATGACCAGCCTTTAGAGAGCGAAGAGGGGCGACTTCGTTGGTCCCGCAAGCTGTCGCTTCGCTCCCGCATTTTGGTGGTCAACATCCTGCCGCTCGCCTTGCTGGGCGGCGGTATTTTCTACCTCGACAATTACCGCAGTCAGCTGCTCTCAGAACGATACAAACTGGCACGGATCGAGGCACAGATCACCGCCGAAGCACTCGCAGGCGCGAGCCGTGAGAGACAAGAAGCACTGCTGATTCAGATCGGCAAAGAGCAACAGATGCGCTTGCGGATGTATGATGCCGAGGGACGTTTATGGGCCGACAGCTTCGAGCTTGATGCGCCCAGCTTCACCCTCGCCGATCCTGATCAGGAGCCATGGCAACAAGACTTTGCGCGTTGGCTAGACGAGTTGGTGGACGGGATCACCGGGGCTGCGGCTGTGCCAGACTATCTTGATCCGGAAAGCACTCAAGCCGACATCTGGCCAGAACTCGCCCGCGCGCGCGAGATGGGCCTAAGCCAAATTGAACTCCGCAATGCGCCGGATCGCACACCGATGATCACTGCCGCCGCACCCGTCGGGCTGCAGGGCTCCACACTGCTCACAACACGCAATGCCAAAGACATAACCGAGGCCGTGCGAAGCGCCAGAACCACACTGTTCATCGCGTTTATGACTGCGCTGATGCTTTCCGTAATGGCCTCGCTTTTTCTGGCACGCACCATCATCAAACCGCTACGCAAGCTGGCTGGCGCTGCTGTACGCGTCAGGCTTGGCCGCGACCGTGATGTCGTGGTTCCCCGCTTGCCAGAGCGCGGTGACGAAATCGGTTCGCTTGCCCGCACTATTTCCGACATGACCACCGCACTTCGTGGCCGGATCGACGCGGTGGAAAGCTTCGCCGCCGATGTCGCGCATGAGATCAAGAACCCGCTCGCTTCGCTGCGCAGCGCTTTGGAATCACTTGAGAAGGTTGAAGACCCTGAATTACGCAAACAATTGACGCAGATCGCAACACATGACGTGCGCCGGATCGACCGATTGGTAAGCGAAATAGCCGATGCCAGCAGGGTCGATGCCGAGCTAAGCCGAACAACTTTCGAGCGGCTCGATATGCATGATTTAGTCGTCAACATCTTGGGAACGAGGGCCGATCGCCAAGAAAATGCAGGCCGGAAAATCGACCTGCGCGCCAGCGAATATGAAGTGCTGACAGTAATGGGTGTACCTGCGCGTTTGGAGCGAGTGATTGAAAACCTGCTCGACAATGCGGTCTCGTTTTCTCCCGCTGATGGACGCATTACAATTGATCTTGCGCGCGCGGGCGCGGATGTGGTGCTGACCGTTTGTGACGAGGGGCCCGGTATTCCTGAGGCCGAGCGCGAAAAAATCTTCAGCCGCTTCCATTCCGTACGCCCCGACGAAGAAGCCTTCGGCAATCATAGCGGGTTGGGTCTGGCGATAGCCCGCACCATTGCGGAGGCGCATGATGGGTCGCTGACGGCTGAAGGCCGCCGTGATGGAAAATGCGGTGCTTGCCTCTCGCTCACAGTACCGTCGATCGTTTCCCAGTGACGGGGCCAATCGCCTATCAGGGAACCTGCGTCTCTGTGGGCGGACAAGGGATACTGATAGTCGGGCCGCCGGGCAGCGGAAAATCAAGCTTGGCGCTAATGCTGATTGACCGGGGTGCGCAGCTGGTCGGTGATGATGGCGTAATGCTAACCGCGGAAGGCGGGCTTCTCCATGCCGCGCCGCATCCTAACACCGCCCGCCTGTTTGAAATCCGCAATGTCGGGCTGGTTGCCATGCGCGCGACCGATGCACAGGTCTGCTTGGCGCTCCAGCTCACAGACGGTGCACCGCGCTTTACCGACGAGGCAGATACATTAGAGCTGCAGGGGCTTGAAATCCCCGCAATCAAGTTCCGCACAGGTGATGCCGCCGCTGCAATTCGTGCAGAATGGGCGCTGTCCCAATATGGGCTGGCGGCAAACACTCAGCCCCCTTCACATTGAAGCGCCATAAGCGCACAAGCCGCTGCCAATGACCGACGAATCGTCCGCCACAGATAACTCCGCTCCCGCATCGGACGGCCGCCAACGCATCCTGCTCGTCACCGGGATGGCTGGCGCGGGAAAGACCACTGCATTGCGCGTGTTGGAAGATCTGGGCTGGGAGGCAATCGACAACTTCCCGATCCGTCTGCTCGACCGGATGTTGGGAACAGATGCATCGGAGGACGGCATTCGTCCGCCACTCGCCATTGGTTTTGACACACGGACACGGGGCTTCCGGCCGGACAAAATCATTCGCCGGGTCAAGCGCCTGACGGGCCGTGACGATATTTCAGTCGCGACGCTATTCATCGATTGCAACTCTGCGGAACTGGAACGCCGCTACAATGAAACCCGCCGCCGCCATCCTCAGGCACAAGGCCGTCCGGTCAAGGCCGGCATCATGGCTGAGCGCGAATTGCTTGAGCCACTTCGCCGCTGGGCCGATGCCTGTATCGACACCAGCGAATTCACTGCAAACGACCTGCAGCAGGAAATCCGCGAGCGGTTCTCCGATAGCGCACCTGCTGAGATGGTTGTGACCGTTTCAAGCTTCGGCTTTGCGCGCGGAATGCCGCCAATTGCCGATCTGGTTTTTGATATGCGGTTCCTGGATAATCCGCACTGGGTTGAGGAACTGCGCGAGCAGACGGGGCAAGATGCGCCAGTTGCCGAGCATATTCGCAAGGACATCGCCTTCGTTCCAGCATTTGAACGAATTCAAGACCTGCTATTGCTGTTGTTGCCGCGTTACGAGGCGCAGGGCAAAAGCTACGTGCATATAGCCTTTGGCTGCACTGGCGGGCGGCACCGGTCCGTCTTCACCGCCGAACAAATCGCGGAAAGCTTGCACGAAGCGGGCTTTTCCCCCACCGTTCTCCATCGCAATCTGGCCTCCCGCGCGGAAGACCAGATCGAAGGCACACAGCAATCATGAAAATGGCGCGCTCCTCCCCAATGAAAACACTTCCCGTACTCAGGCATTTGCATACATCATGATTGGTATCATCCTTGTGACCCACGGCCGCTTGGCCGAAGAATTTGTGAATGCGATGCAACATGTCGTCGGCAAGCAGAAAGCCGTCGCGACCGTCTGTATCGGCCCGAACGATGACGTTGAGGAACGCCGTGAAGAGATCGCTACGGCAATCACCGAAGTTGATAGCGGTGACGGCGCGATTATCTTAACCGACCTATTCGGCGGCACGCCCAGCAATCTGGCGATTTCACTTCTGGAAGCGGGCCGGATCGAAGTGATCGCGGGCATCAATCTGCCAATGCTGATCCGCCTCGCCTCTGCCCGGAAGACGATGTCGATCACTGAAACAGTTGCCGCTGCACGCGACGCGGGCCGCAACTATATCACCGTGGCGTCGGAGTTCCTCGCGCAAGAGCAGAAGGCATCATGAGCGAGGCACGCAGGACAATCGAGATTACCAATCAGCGCGGCCTCCACGCGCGTGCCAGCGCCAAATTCGTCAATATTGTCAGCCAACTGCCCGACGGACACGATGTGCGCGTAGCGAAAGACGGCAACGAGGCCGGCGGCGGCTCAATTCTGGGGCTGATGATGCTCGGTGCAGCCAAGGGCGATACAGTCGAATTGATCGTAGAAGGCGCAGAGGCTGATGCTGTTTTGAACAAGCTCAGCGGCCTTATCATCGACCGTTTCGGCGAAGATTGAGGCGCAAGTCATGCGCCGCGAAATTACCGGCTTCTCTAACCCGACAGTCAAATATCTACGCAGCCTGCGGGAAAAGAAACACCGCAAGCGTGAAGGCAAGTTTCTCGCCGAAGGGTTGCGCCTGCTAACCGATGCGCGCGAGAGCGGCCGCCTGCCCGAAACCTTGGTGATGGCCGCTAAACGCGATCCGCACCCGTTGCTTACTGCGCTTGAAAACGCGGTCGAGGGTGCTGGCGGCGAGATTATCGAAA comes from Altererythrobacter sp. ZODW24 and encodes:
- a CDS encoding PTS sugar transporter subunit IIA; amino-acid sequence: MIGIILVTHGRLAEEFVNAMQHVVGKQKAVATVCIGPNDDVEERREEIATAITEVDSGDGAIILTDLFGGTPSNLAISLLEAGRIEVIAGINLPMLIRLASARKTMSITETVAAARDAGRNYITVASEFLAQEQKAS
- a CDS encoding DUF937 domain-containing protein translates to MNLGQMLQQSGAIESMAGELGIDAQTAKMGASVLLPAIMAGMGRDSSGSSGLGGLGSLIGGMGGGGLLDAVLGGSPTPVNQGNEILGQIFGSKDVSRGVAAEAAGATGIDPSILKKMLPILAMAAAGYMAKQNSGSAGGGAGGGALGGLLGSLIGGLAR
- a CDS encoding phosphoenolpyruvate carboxykinase → MSTALSHSLADQGIETNAEIHANLGTDALIAASVANGEGKLAADGPLVVQTGAHTGRSAKDKFIVRDATTEDTVWWGKTNVSMTPAHFAALKADFLAEVAKQKTLYVADLFGGSQPEHRVNVRVINELAWHNQFIRTLLVRPTAAELDGFMPEYTIIDLPSFRADPERHGTRSETVVAVNLTEKLILIGGTKYAGEMKKSVFGILNYLLPAKGVMPMHCSSNIGPDGKTAVFFGLSGTGKTTLSADASRTLIGDDEHGWSDTAVFNFEGGCYAKMIRLSEEAEPEIFATTKMHGTVLENVVMDENGQLDLDDNSLAENTRGAYPLEFIPNTSKDNLGPVPTNVIMLTADAFGVLPPISRLTPDQAMYHFLSGYTAKVAGTEIGVTEPEATFSTCFGAPFMPRHPSVYGNLLKKRIAEGGVQCWLVNTGWTGGKYGTGNRMPIKATRALLNAALDGSLNDAEFRKDENFGFDVPIAVAGVDSAILDPRSTWADKEEYDRTAHKLVNLFVDNFAEFEAHVDEGVRQAAPAAA
- a CDS encoding ATP-binding protein translates to MADDQPLESEEGRLRWSRKLSLRSRILVVNILPLALLGGGIFYLDNYRSQLLSERYKLARIEAQITAEALAGASRERQEALLIQIGKEQQMRLRMYDAEGRLWADSFELDAPSFTLADPDQEPWQQDFARWLDELVDGITGAAAVPDYLDPESTQADIWPELARAREMGLSQIELRNAPDRTPMITAAAPVGLQGSTLLTTRNAKDITEAVRSARTTLFIAFMTALMLSVMASLFLARTIIKPLRKLAGAAVRVRLGRDRDVVVPRLPERGDEIGSLARTISDMTTALRGRIDAVESFAADVAHEIKNPLASLRSALESLEKVEDPELRKQLTQIATHDVRRIDRLVSEIADASRVDAELSRTTFERLDMHDLVVNILGTRADRQENAGRKIDLRASEYEVLTVMGVPARLERVIENLLDNAVSFSPADGRITIDLARAGADVVLTVCDEGPGIPEAEREKIFSRFHSVRPDEEAFGNHSGLGLAIARTIAEAHDGSLTAEGRRDGKCGACLSLTVPSIVSQ
- a CDS encoding HPr kinase/phosphatase C-terminal domain-containing protein, with the translated sequence MTGPIAYQGTCVSVGGQGILIVGPPGSGKSSLALMLIDRGAQLVGDDGVMLTAEGGLLHAAPHPNTARLFEIRNVGLVAMRATDAQVCLALQLTDGAPRFTDEADTLELQGLEIPAIKFRTGDAAAAIRAEWALSQYGLAANTQPPSH
- a CDS encoding HPr family phosphocarrier protein; translated protein: MSEARRTIEITNQRGLHARASAKFVNIVSQLPDGHDVRVAKDGNEAGGGSILGLMMLGAAKGDTVELIVEGAEADAVLNKLSGLIIDRFGED
- a CDS encoding response regulator transcription factor, whose amino-acid sequence is MAEEQIKKQNVQGERGEHAAHTVALVDDDRNILTSVSIALQAEGFTTRVYSDSEVALGALIENPPDLGVFDIKMPKMDGMELLRRVREHSPLPVIFLTSKDHEEDEEAGLAIGADDYIAKPFSQRLLIARIRAILRRSSARLLPAGQELNAANLPEDQKWSRGRLSMDPARHHVEWDGNSVSLTVTEFLILEALAARPGVIKSRNQLMDAAYPDDVFVDDRTVDSHIKRMRRKFRVHDRDFSSISTLYGAGYSFTDG
- the rapZ gene encoding RNase adapter RapZ, which translates into the protein MTDESSATDNSAPASDGRQRILLVTGMAGAGKTTALRVLEDLGWEAIDNFPIRLLDRMLGTDASEDGIRPPLAIGFDTRTRGFRPDKIIRRVKRLTGRDDISVATLFIDCNSAELERRYNETRRRHPQAQGRPVKAGIMAERELLEPLRRWADACIDTSEFTANDLQQEIRERFSDSAPAEMVVTVSSFGFARGMPPIADLVFDMRFLDNPHWVEELREQTGQDAPVAEHIRKDIAFVPAFERIQDLLLLLLPRYEAQGKSYVHIAFGCTGGRHRSVFTAEQIAESLHEAGFSPTVLHRNLASRAEDQIEGTQQS